A stretch of Sphingomonas sp. JUb134 DNA encodes these proteins:
- a CDS encoding MarR family transcriptional regulator, whose translation MPDTDSLVSDFGRLFLRLRRIADAHLAEQGVSLARMKLLMYLRCEHNSARAADIANVFGQSPRTVSEAIAALERDGLVRRTPDLADGRVKRVSLTTAGEAAIAAAEPLRSHLDQAIFGALDAEERSQFRRALAKLDRVADALEAQGGLDERPGPAKAAPKA comes from the coding sequence GTGCCCGACACGGACAGCCTCGTCAGCGACTTCGGTCGCTTGTTCCTCCGCTTGCGGCGGATCGCCGACGCGCACCTGGCAGAGCAGGGCGTTTCCCTCGCGCGGATGAAGCTGCTGATGTACCTCCGGTGCGAACACAACAGCGCGCGTGCCGCCGACATCGCCAACGTTTTCGGGCAATCGCCGCGTACCGTCAGCGAGGCGATCGCCGCGCTGGAACGGGATGGACTGGTTCGACGCACCCCGGATTTGGCCGATGGTCGCGTGAAGCGCGTTTCCCTGACGACCGCTGGAGAGGCTGCTATCGCGGCGGCAGAACCGCTGAGATCGCACCTAGACCAGGCGATCTTCGGGGCCTTGGACGCGGAGGAGAGATCCCAATTCCGGCGTGCGCTCGCAAAGCTCGATCGGGTAGCGGATGCACTGGAGGCGCAGGGCGGCTTGGACGAACGCCCCGGACCCGCAAAGGCAGCGCCGAAGGCTTAG
- a CDS encoding adenosylmethionine--8-amino-7-oxononanoate transaminase produces the protein MTTSAVWHPFTQHGLGEPIPLVTRAEGAALHTADGRRIVDAISSWWVTTHGHSHPRIVAAIREQAEKLDQIIFAGWTHEPAEAVAQGLRDIMPRELTRVFFSDSGSTSVEVALKMALGYWREHDPARHRILVLEHGYHGDTIGAMSVGARGVFNSAYEPLLFDVGTIPFPVPGGEQASLDALEQACAAGAAAFIVEPLVLGAGGMHFYAPSTLREMRAICTRHGVLFVADEVMTGWGRTGTLLACEQAGVVPDILCLSKGLTGGAIPLAVTMATEPIFQAHYGPDRAKMFFHSSSYTANPIACAAARANLAIWAEEPVAERIASLGKRQQARLDALSGIRNVRGCRRSGTITALEIAGEDGYLSALGPRLLAHFRDRDLLLRPLGNTVYVMPPYCIEDADLDRIYAAIAEACEAL, from the coding sequence GTGACGACCTCGGCCGTGTGGCACCCCTTCACCCAGCATGGGCTCGGCGAGCCTATCCCGCTGGTGACCCGTGCAGAAGGGGCGGCGCTTCATACCGCCGATGGCCGCCGCATCGTGGATGCAATCTCCTCCTGGTGGGTCACGACGCACGGCCATTCCCATCCACGGATCGTTGCCGCGATCCGTGAGCAGGCGGAGAAACTCGACCAGATCATCTTCGCCGGATGGACGCACGAACCGGCGGAGGCAGTGGCCCAGGGCCTGCGCGACATCATGCCACGCGAACTGACCCGGGTATTCTTCTCGGACTCGGGCTCCACGAGCGTCGAGGTCGCGCTCAAGATGGCGCTCGGCTACTGGCGAGAACACGACCCGGCCCGGCATCGGATCCTCGTCCTCGAACATGGCTACCACGGCGATACCATCGGGGCGATGTCGGTGGGCGCGCGTGGCGTGTTCAACAGCGCCTATGAGCCGCTGCTGTTCGATGTGGGCACGATCCCCTTCCCCGTGCCCGGTGGCGAGCAGGCAAGTCTCGACGCCCTGGAACAGGCCTGTGCCGCCGGGGCGGCGGCGTTCATCGTCGAGCCGTTGGTGCTGGGCGCTGGCGGCATGCACTTCTACGCCCCTTCCACGCTCCGGGAGATGCGCGCCATCTGTACGCGACACGGCGTGCTGTTCGTGGCGGACGAGGTGATGACGGGCTGGGGGCGGACCGGAACATTGCTTGCGTGCGAGCAGGCCGGCGTGGTGCCCGACATCCTCTGCCTGTCGAAAGGGCTGACCGGGGGCGCCATTCCCCTTGCCGTCACCATGGCCACCGAGCCGATCTTCCAGGCGCACTATGGCCCGGATCGCGCGAAGATGTTCTTCCACTCTTCCAGCTACACCGCCAATCCGATCGCCTGCGCGGCGGCTCGTGCCAATCTGGCGATCTGGGCGGAAGAACCGGTGGCCGAGCGAATCGCGTCGCTGGGGAAGCGTCAACAGGCTCGGCTCGACGCGCTGTCGGGCATCCGCAATGTTCGGGGTTGCCGGCGAAGCGGCACCATCACGGCGCTCGAGATCGCGGGAGAGGACGGCTACTTGTCCGCGCTCGGTCCACGCCTGCTCGCCCATTTCCGGGACAGGGATCTGCTTCTCAGGCCGCTGGGCAACACGGTCTACGTGATGCCGCCTTACTGCATCGAAGACGCCGACCTCGACCGCATCTACGCCGCCATCGCCGAGGCGTGCGAAGCTCTCTGA
- a CDS encoding mechanosensitive ion channel family protein → MIKRLLAALLLTMVVCAPAQAQETAGNTTTPAVLADTYGRETPRSAVTGLVKALGEQDYARAANYFELAPPKTPRAAAAASDLARRLQSALDSGGSLLPFAVLSNEATGRIDDTLAPEQEQVGTLKFGEKEEPILLVRGDVGEGQQLWRISTQTIKVLRAHAPEPAAPAQTESITDTSVAGAPLVDWGLLLGLAAISFVGLRLLASLILLGIGRVVRDREQSPTFRFSHAALPPLSLFLAVVGFYVYADSLPVSIVARQTLLRYAGIIAWVALAWFALRFVDAISRLIIARMQRSQRRQAVSVITLLRRSAKVLLLALAIVAILDTLGIDVTTGIAALGIGGIALALGAQKTIENLVGSVTVIVDRPVQVGDFCKVGDVLGTVEDVGMRSTRIRTNDRTVVTIPNGNFASLQIENFATRDRYLFAPVIALEYGISADKLREAIAIIEGVLKEHAQIDQDGARANLAAFGESSVNVEVFSYIAVLDAVEAIHIKQDLLLAIMERLEKAGISLAVPTRALHLPEALKITRAPAGSEELNN, encoded by the coding sequence GTGATCAAGAGGCTCCTGGCCGCCCTGCTGTTGACCATGGTGGTGTGCGCGCCCGCCCAGGCGCAGGAGACCGCCGGCAACACCACGACGCCCGCAGTGCTCGCCGACACCTATGGGCGCGAGACGCCGCGATCGGCAGTGACCGGGCTGGTGAAGGCGCTCGGCGAGCAGGACTACGCCCGCGCAGCCAACTACTTCGAATTGGCGCCTCCCAAGACGCCGCGTGCGGCCGCTGCTGCCTCTGATCTGGCGCGGCGCCTCCAGTCAGCGCTCGACAGCGGTGGGTCGCTGCTCCCCTTCGCCGTGCTCTCGAACGAAGCCACGGGCCGTATCGACGATACGCTGGCTCCTGAACAAGAGCAGGTCGGCACGCTCAAGTTCGGGGAGAAAGAGGAGCCTATCCTCCTTGTCCGCGGAGATGTGGGGGAAGGTCAGCAACTCTGGCGGATCTCCACCCAGACCATCAAGGTGCTGCGCGCACACGCTCCGGAGCCCGCGGCCCCCGCTCAGACGGAGAGCATCACCGACACGAGCGTCGCCGGCGCGCCGCTCGTCGACTGGGGGCTGCTGCTGGGGCTTGCCGCCATCAGCTTCGTCGGCCTTCGTCTTCTTGCCAGTCTCATCCTGCTCGGCATCGGCCGTGTGGTTCGGGATCGCGAGCAGAGCCCCACGTTCCGCTTCTCGCACGCGGCCCTTCCGCCGCTCAGCCTCTTTCTCGCGGTCGTGGGCTTCTACGTCTACGCAGACTCGCTCCCCGTCTCGATCGTCGCCCGACAGACGCTGCTGCGATACGCCGGCATCATTGCCTGGGTGGCGCTTGCGTGGTTCGCCCTGCGCTTCGTCGACGCCATCAGCCGGTTGATCATCGCGCGGATGCAGCGCTCGCAACGGCGGCAGGCGGTTTCCGTCATCACCCTTCTGCGCCGCTCGGCAAAGGTGCTGCTCCTCGCGCTCGCGATCGTCGCCATTCTGGACACGCTCGGCATCGACGTGACCACCGGCATCGCCGCCCTCGGGATCGGCGGTATCGCCCTCGCCCTGGGCGCGCAGAAGACGATCGAGAATTTAGTGGGCAGCGTCACCGTGATCGTCGACCGGCCCGTCCAGGTCGGAGACTTCTGCAAGGTCGGCGATGTGCTCGGCACGGTCGAAGACGTCGGCATGCGTTCCACGCGCATCCGCACCAATGATCGCACGGTGGTGACGATCCCCAACGGCAATTTCGCCTCGCTCCAGATCGAGAACTTCGCGACGCGCGACCGCTATCTCTTCGCGCCGGTGATCGCCCTCGAATACGGCATCTCGGCCGACAAGCTCCGCGAAGCCATCGCGATCATCGAAGGGGTGCTGAAGGAGCATGCCCAGATCGACCAGGACGGCGCACGCGCCAATCTGGCGGCGTTCGGCGAGAGTTCGGTCAACGTGGAGGTCTTCTCCTACATCGCGGTGCTCGATGCCGTGGAGGCGATCCACATCAAGCAGGACCTCTTGCTCGCCATCATGGAGCGGCTTGAGAAAGCAGGCATCAGCCTCGCCGTTCCAACCCGCGCGCTACACCTTCCTGAAGCGCTGAAGATCACCCGCGCTCCAGCCGGGTCCGAGGAGCTAAATAACTAG
- a CDS encoding 8-amino-7-oxononanoate synthase encodes MPSFAAHRADLAQLADQHRIRRLLPRQGTDFASNDYLALASAPRLRNAVAAALAEGVAVGSGGSRLLRGNSDEHEALEAEAAAFFGSEAALYFASGFAANAALFATLPQRGDLVVYDALVHASAHEGMRLGRATCVAAEHNQVDAIEAAIREWRKGGGTGTPWIAVESLYSMDGDRAPLAALATLADAQDAILLIDEAHATGVFGAVGRGLAEDLEGRDNVVTLRTCGKAMGCEGALVCGPRIVRDFLINRGRGFIFSTAPSPLMARAVRESLHILADEPKRRERLHDLVRYAERALAPAGVQPTGSQILPLVIGDDAATMRAAEALQADGFDVRGIRPPTVPRGTSRLRVSLTLNVTTEDVDRLAALLQEVVP; translated from the coding sequence ATGCCGAGCTTTGCAGCCCATCGCGCCGATCTGGCGCAGCTGGCGGACCAGCATCGTATCCGCCGGCTCCTGCCCCGTCAGGGCACCGACTTCGCCTCCAACGATTATCTCGCGCTCGCGTCCGCGCCTCGCCTGCGGAATGCTGTCGCGGCCGCGCTCGCCGAGGGCGTAGCAGTCGGTTCGGGTGGGTCGCGGCTCCTTCGCGGCAACTCCGACGAGCACGAAGCGCTGGAGGCCGAGGCGGCCGCCTTCTTCGGCAGCGAAGCCGCCCTCTACTTTGCTAGCGGCTTTGCCGCCAACGCGGCGCTGTTCGCGACCCTTCCGCAGCGCGGCGACCTGGTCGTCTACGATGCGCTGGTACACGCGAGCGCGCATGAGGGAATGCGGCTCGGCCGCGCCACCTGCGTCGCGGCCGAACACAACCAGGTCGATGCCATAGAGGCGGCCATCCGCGAATGGCGCAAGGGCGGCGGAACCGGGACGCCTTGGATCGCGGTGGAGAGCCTCTACAGCATGGACGGTGACCGGGCGCCGCTGGCGGCGCTCGCGACGCTGGCGGACGCGCAGGATGCGATCCTGCTGATCGACGAGGCGCATGCGACCGGCGTGTTCGGTGCTGTCGGGCGCGGTCTTGCCGAAGACCTGGAAGGTCGCGACAACGTCGTCACGCTGCGCACTTGCGGGAAGGCGATGGGGTGCGAAGGCGCGCTCGTCTGCGGGCCGAGGATCGTACGCGACTTTCTGATCAATCGCGGCCGCGGGTTCATCTTCTCCACGGCCCCCTCCCCCCTTATGGCGCGGGCGGTTCGGGAGAGCCTGCATATCCTCGCCGATGAGCCGAAGCGACGCGAGCGGCTGCACGACCTGGTGCGCTACGCGGAACGTGCACTTGCACCCGCGGGCGTCCAGCCGACCGGCTCGCAGATCCTCCCTCTGGTGATCGGCGACGATGCCGCCACCATGCGGGCAGCCGAAGCGTTGCAAGCCGATGGTTTCGACGTGCGCGGCATCCGCCCACCGACGGTGCCGCGCGGTACTTCGCGCCTGCGCGTCTCCCTCACCCTCAATGTCACGACCGAGGATGTGGACCGGCTGGCCGCGCTGCTGCAGGAGGTCGTGCCATGA
- the bioD gene encoding dethiobiotin synthase → MSKTIIVTGTDTDIGKTVFAAGLAAALGARYWKPVQSGLVDGTDAARVKTLGVPRTHILPEAYRLATPCSPHLAAEIDGVSIEVDRLALPAGDDALVVEGAGGVLVPVTRTMLFADVFARWNQPVVLVARTGLGTINHSLLSIEALRARGVPILGVAFIGEPVEDSEAIVAEIGKVRRLGRLPRLDPLNGETLEAAFHSNFDLEIFR, encoded by the coding sequence ATGAGCAAGACCATCATCGTCACGGGTACCGACACCGACATCGGCAAGACCGTCTTCGCCGCCGGCCTCGCTGCGGCGCTTGGCGCACGCTATTGGAAACCCGTCCAGTCGGGACTGGTGGACGGCACCGATGCCGCCCGAGTCAAAACGCTGGGCGTGCCTAGGACGCACATCCTTCCCGAGGCCTACCGGCTTGCCACCCCCTGCTCCCCGCATCTCGCCGCGGAAATCGACGGAGTGTCGATCGAGGTGGACAGGCTCGCACTGCCGGCGGGCGACGATGCGCTCGTCGTCGAAGGTGCGGGCGGCGTGCTTGTCCCGGTCACGCGAACCATGCTGTTCGCCGATGTCTTCGCCCGCTGGAACCAGCCGGTCGTGCTGGTCGCCCGCACGGGCCTCGGCACCATCAATCACAGCCTCTTGTCGATCGAAGCCCTGCGGGCACGCGGCGTACCGATCCTGGGTGTCGCCTTCATCGGGGAGCCGGTCGAGGACAGCGAAGCCATCGTGGCCGAGATCGGTAAGGTGCGCCGCCTCGGCCGCCTTCCCCGGCTGGATCCGCTGAATGGGGAAACGCTGGAAGCCGCCTTCCACAGCAACTTCGATCTGGAGATCTTCCGGTGA
- a CDS encoding response regulator has translation MGQRAPINPRTILIVEDEVLFRLELADLFEASGYRVLEAGDADEAIAVLDEDPSISIVLTDIQMPGSMDGLRLAHHVRERYPPVSLVIASGALRPSASELPERSLYLTKPFNPFQLLRQLNAAA, from the coding sequence ATGGGGCAGCGCGCGCCGATCAATCCACGAACGATCCTCATCGTAGAGGATGAAGTGCTTTTCCGGCTCGAACTGGCCGATCTGTTCGAAGCCTCCGGTTACCGCGTCCTTGAGGCTGGCGACGCCGATGAGGCGATCGCGGTTCTTGACGAAGATCCCTCCATTTCGATCGTGCTCACCGACATTCAGATGCCGGGGTCGATGGACGGCCTGCGCCTTGCCCACCATGTTCGCGAGCGATACCCGCCGGTGTCCCTGGTAATCGCCTCAGGAGCATTACGCCCCAGCGCTTCGGAACTGCCCGAGCGCAGCCTGTACCTGACCAAGCCGTTCAACCCGTTCCAGCTCCTGCGGCAGCTGAACGCCGCGGCCTAA
- a CDS encoding IlvD/Edd family dehydratase: protein MTATPTNKLRSRAWFDNPENIDMTALYIERYMNFGLSQAELQSGKPIIGIAQTGSDLSPCNRHHLVLAERLREGIREAGGIALEFPVHPIQETGKRPTAGLDRNLAYMALVEVLYGYPLDAVVLTIGCDKTTPACLMAAATVNIPAIALSVGPMLNGWHKGERTGSGTIVWKARQMLAAGEIDNAGFIKLVASSAPSTGYCNTMGTATTMNSLAEALGMQLPGSAAIPAPYRDRQEVAYETGKRIVEMVAEDLKPSDVMTREAFLNAIVVNSAIGGSTNAPIHLAALARHMGVELDIRDWQEHGHKVPLLVNLQPAGEYLGEDYYRAGGVPAVVSQLMDQGLIHEDVMTVNGKTIGENCRGVEIEDEKVIRPFNQPLKEEAGFIVLSGNLFDAAIMKTSVISEEFRERYLSNPNDPNAFEGPAVVFDGPEDYHHRIDDPSVNITAETLMFMRGAGPIGYPGAAEVVNMRPPAYLIREGIHALPCIGDGRQSGTSGSPSILNASPEAAAMGGLALIQTGDRVRIDLNKGTADVLISDEELAERRRKLEAEGGYQYPASQTPWQEIQRSVVGQMNTGAILEGAEKYQRIAQTMGLPRDNH, encoded by the coding sequence ATGACCGCCACCCCGACCAACAAGCTTCGCTCGCGCGCCTGGTTCGATAATCCCGAGAATATCGACATGACCGCGCTCTACATCGAGCGGTACATGAACTTCGGCCTCAGCCAGGCCGAGCTCCAGTCGGGCAAGCCGATCATCGGCATCGCCCAGACCGGCAGCGACCTCTCGCCCTGCAACCGCCACCACCTGGTGCTAGCGGAACGCCTTCGCGAAGGCATTCGCGAGGCCGGCGGCATCGCGCTCGAGTTCCCGGTCCACCCGATCCAGGAAACCGGCAAGCGTCCAACCGCCGGGCTTGACCGCAACCTTGCGTACATGGCGCTGGTCGAGGTGCTGTACGGCTATCCGCTCGACGCCGTCGTGCTGACGATCGGCTGCGACAAGACGACGCCTGCCTGCCTGATGGCGGCGGCGACCGTGAACATCCCGGCGATCGCGCTGTCGGTCGGCCCGATGCTCAACGGCTGGCACAAGGGCGAGCGCACCGGTTCGGGCACCATCGTGTGGAAGGCGCGCCAGATGCTCGCTGCCGGCGAGATCGACAACGCGGGCTTCATCAAGCTGGTCGCGTCGTCGGCACCGTCGACGGGCTACTGCAACACCATGGGCACCGCGACGACGATGAACTCGCTCGCCGAGGCGCTCGGCATGCAGCTTCCGGGCTCGGCCGCGATCCCGGCGCCGTATCGCGATCGTCAGGAAGTGGCGTACGAGACCGGCAAGCGCATCGTCGAGATGGTGGCCGAGGACCTGAAGCCGTCCGACGTCATGACGCGCGAGGCGTTTTTGAACGCGATCGTCGTGAACTCAGCGATCGGCGGCTCGACCAACGCGCCGATCCACCTGGCTGCGCTCGCCCGCCACATGGGCGTCGAGCTCGACATCCGCGATTGGCAGGAGCACGGCCACAAGGTGCCGCTGCTCGTGAACCTGCAGCCAGCGGGCGAATATCTGGGCGAGGATTATTATCGCGCAGGTGGTGTGCCGGCAGTGGTCTCGCAGCTGATGGATCAGGGCCTGATCCATGAGGACGTCATGACCGTGAACGGCAAGACGATCGGCGAGAACTGCCGTGGCGTCGAGATCGAGGACGAAAAGGTCATTCGCCCGTTCAACCAGCCGCTGAAGGAAGAAGCCGGCTTCATCGTCCTGTCGGGCAACCTGTTCGACGCGGCGATCATGAAGACCAGCGTCATCAGCGAGGAGTTCCGCGAGCGCTATCTCTCGAACCCGAACGATCCGAACGCCTTCGAAGGTCCGGCGGTCGTGTTCGACGGGCCGGAGGACTATCACCACCGCATCGACGATCCGTCCGTGAACATCACGGCGGAGACGCTGATGTTCATGCGCGGCGCCGGCCCGATCGGCTATCCGGGTGCGGCCGAGGTCGTGAACATGCGTCCGCCGGCGTACCTGATCCGCGAGGGCATCCACGCCCTGCCGTGCATCGGCGATGGTCGCCAGTCGGGCACCAGCGGTAGCCCGTCGATCCTGAACGCCTCGCCCGAGGCGGCGGCGATGGGCGGCCTGGCCCTCATCCAGACCGGTGACCGCGTCCGCATCGACCTCAACAAGGGTACGGCCGACGTGCTGATCTCGGACGAGGAACTCGCGGAGCGTCGTCGCAAGCTCGAGGCGGAGGGCGGGTACCAGTATCCGGCTTCGCAGACGCCATGGCAGGAAATCCAGCGTTCGGTGGTCGGCCAGATGAACACCGGCGCGATTCTGGAGGGTGCCGAGAAGTACCAGCGCATCGCGCAGACCATGGGTCTGCCGCGCGACAACCACTAA
- a CDS encoding PAS domain S-box protein codes for MPPSKLTRFFEQFLFFSIRRPLPPVVQFAIATAAIVLVTLVRVLFVTVLLPWLLFMPAILLLALAFGRNVGLYATLLSAVLAGWSIAGPSGFLGLNPLQWIASGAFLVVGVGIVLLASELRASFARVNHLMQEAQFARDELAAREAFLSGVLSSSGDCIVVLDREANVLFVTENGRRALGLSEDADVHGTPWRMLWQELDGNRASGAIAAASEGHETNFAAPARIGDGSLRWWDVSVRPILQDGNSSGQVLLVARDITAKRASERERNRLARVVENSADFIGVASLDQRVEFLNPAGCDMVGLSPETVGETRMLDYIWPADVERLVEEVLPAIRDAGSWSGEMNLRHFRTGERIPVHYLGFRVQEQDGSLIGYGAVMRDFSEIERARFQQRLLNNELSHRLKNVLTMVQAIAAQSIRQAETLEDAGEAVSARLVALGRATDILTATSWQTAELHALVATVLRPHGALSRRIKVDGPSVAVNPRAALALALAIHELTTNAIKYGALSNETGEVALKWWIADGPIPDHPRLLLTWRETGGPNVTPPPRRGFGSVMIERSLKAYFRAHVTLDFLPEGVALTLDAPLADAIATDRAD; via the coding sequence ATGCCGCCTTCCAAGCTGACCCGATTCTTCGAGCAGTTTCTCTTCTTCTCGATCCGGCGCCCGCTGCCGCCGGTGGTGCAGTTCGCAATTGCTACCGCAGCGATCGTGCTGGTGACGTTGGTGCGGGTGCTTTTCGTCACCGTGCTGCTGCCGTGGCTCTTGTTCATGCCGGCGATCCTGCTGCTGGCGCTGGCCTTCGGCCGCAACGTCGGCTTGTACGCAACCCTCCTTTCGGCGGTCCTGGCAGGATGGTCGATCGCGGGGCCGAGCGGCTTCCTGGGCCTCAATCCGCTTCAGTGGATCGCCTCCGGCGCCTTCCTGGTTGTGGGGGTCGGCATCGTACTTCTTGCGTCCGAACTGCGCGCTTCCTTCGCGCGGGTTAATCACCTGATGCAGGAGGCGCAGTTCGCACGCGACGAGCTCGCCGCGCGCGAAGCCTTTCTTTCCGGTGTTCTTTCCAGCTCGGGCGACTGCATCGTGGTGCTCGACCGCGAGGCCAACGTCCTCTTCGTAACGGAGAACGGCCGCCGAGCCCTGGGGTTGAGCGAGGATGCGGACGTCCACGGCACACCATGGCGGATGCTTTGGCAGGAGCTGGACGGCAATCGCGCTTCTGGGGCGATCGCCGCCGCCTCCGAAGGTCATGAGACCAACTTTGCTGCCCCGGCACGGATCGGGGACGGTTCGCTGCGCTGGTGGGATGTTTCGGTCCGCCCGATTCTGCAGGACGGAAACTCGAGCGGCCAGGTGCTGCTGGTCGCGCGCGACATCACCGCCAAGCGTGCGAGCGAGCGCGAACGTAACCGGCTGGCACGGGTGGTGGAGAACAGTGCCGACTTCATCGGCGTCGCGTCGCTCGACCAGCGGGTGGAATTCCTGAACCCAGCCGGTTGCGACATGGTCGGCCTCTCGCCCGAAACGGTGGGCGAGACCCGGATGCTCGACTACATCTGGCCGGCGGACGTCGAGCGACTGGTGGAAGAGGTTCTTCCAGCGATCCGGGACGCGGGCAGCTGGAGCGGAGAAATGAACCTGCGTCATTTCCGCACCGGTGAACGCATCCCGGTCCACTACCTCGGCTTTCGCGTCCAGGAACAGGACGGCAGTCTGATCGGCTATGGTGCCGTGATGCGGGACTTCAGTGAAATCGAGCGGGCGCGGTTCCAGCAGCGTCTGCTCAACAACGAGTTGAGCCACCGGCTCAAGAACGTCCTGACCATGGTCCAGGCGATCGCCGCCCAGTCGATCCGGCAGGCCGAGACGCTCGAGGACGCGGGAGAAGCAGTGAGTGCCCGCCTGGTGGCCCTGGGACGTGCGACGGATATCCTGACCGCGACCTCCTGGCAGACCGCGGAGCTCCACGCCCTGGTCGCGACGGTGCTGAGGCCGCATGGCGCGCTCAGCCGTCGGATCAAGGTCGATGGTCCGAGTGTCGCGGTCAATCCGCGGGCTGCCTTGGCACTCGCGCTCGCGATCCACGAACTCACCACGAATGCGATCAAATATGGGGCACTTTCAAACGAAACCGGCGAAGTGGCGCTGAAATGGTGGATTGCGGACGGACCGATCCCCGACCATCCGCGTTTGCTGCTGACTTGGCGTGAAACGGGAGGGCCGAATGTCACGCCTCCTCCCCGAAGAGGTTTTGGTTCTGTAATGATCGAGCGATCGCTGAAGGCCTATTTCCGAGCCCATGTGACGCTGGACTTTTTGCCCGAGGGCGTTGCTCTCACGCTCGATGCGCCGCTTGCCGACGCGATTGCGACGGATCGGGCGGACTGA
- a CDS encoding phospholipase D family protein has product MLWWINRLPPNPKNSSARIIADVADTALARGAAKESASHPGASGIKLLADAREAFAARVALARAAERSLDLQYYIWHGDRSGTLLLEAVHAAAERGVRVRLLLDDNGISGLDAVLAALDAHPNIEVRLFNPFRIRWPKPIGYITEFPRLNRRMHNKSFTADNSVTIVGGRNIGDEYFGAADGGLFADLDALAIGPIVAEVSDDFDRYWCCGSSYPAARILPGVRKDQRRRLRKRASIVERDPSAKRYVQALRDLPLVHQLVEGRLALEWAEVRMLSDDPAKALGSVHERALLSEKLSAALETAKSELGLISSYFVPGRRGCRTFGKLAREGVAVSVLTNAYEATDVGIVHAGYAPYRKRLLQAGVRLFEMRREARAAPRRRERRRGVRLGVASNFRGSGTGSTAALRSGASTLHAKTFTVDRERLFIGSFNLDPRSVALNTELGFIIESPVLAAQVADVFADQVAHLAYEVRIGPDGELIWIEENGGERRVHHQEPGMRLIPRLALAAAAKLPIEWLL; this is encoded by the coding sequence TTGCTTTGGTGGATCAATCGCCTCCCGCCCAATCCGAAAAACTCGAGCGCGCGGATCATCGCCGATGTTGCCGACACCGCGCTGGCCCGCGGCGCGGCGAAAGAGAGCGCAAGTCATCCGGGTGCGTCCGGGATCAAACTGCTCGCCGATGCGCGAGAAGCCTTTGCCGCGCGTGTCGCCCTCGCCCGGGCGGCCGAGCGCAGCCTCGATCTGCAATATTACATCTGGCACGGTGATCGCTCGGGAACGCTGCTGCTGGAAGCGGTCCATGCCGCGGCAGAACGCGGGGTGCGGGTTCGACTGCTTCTGGACGACAACGGCATTTCGGGGCTCGACGCAGTGCTGGCGGCGCTCGACGCACATCCCAACATCGAGGTCCGGCTGTTCAACCCGTTCCGGATCCGCTGGCCGAAGCCGATTGGCTACATAACCGAGTTCCCCCGGCTCAACCGGCGGATGCACAACAAGAGCTTCACCGCCGATAACAGCGTCACCATCGTCGGCGGGCGCAACATCGGCGACGAGTATTTCGGCGCGGCCGATGGCGGCTTGTTCGCCGATCTGGACGCACTGGCGATCGGTCCGATCGTCGCGGAGGTTTCCGACGATTTTGACCGCTACTGGTGCTGCGGCTCCTCCTACCCCGCGGCCCGGATCCTTCCGGGCGTGCGCAAGGATCAGCGACGGCGCCTGCGCAAGCGTGCGTCGATCGTCGAGCGTGATCCTTCGGCAAAACGCTATGTCCAGGCGCTACGCGACCTGCCGCTCGTGCACCAGCTGGTGGAGGGTCGCCTTGCGCTGGAGTGGGCGGAGGTCCGGATGCTCAGCGACGATCCCGCCAAGGCTCTCGGCAGCGTGCACGAACGGGCTCTCCTGAGCGAGAAGCTGAGCGCCGCGCTCGAGACCGCAAAGAGCGAGCTCGGTCTCATCTCCAGCTACTTCGTACCTGGCCGCCGCGGGTGTCGCACCTTCGGCAAGCTTGCGCGGGAAGGCGTGGCCGTATCGGTGCTTACCAACGCCTATGAGGCGACCGACGTGGGCATCGTTCATGCTGGCTATGCGCCGTACCGCAAACGGCTGCTGCAGGCGGGCGTTCGCTTGTTCGAAATGCGGCGGGAAGCACGCGCGGCGCCGCGGCGCCGGGAGCGCCGTCGCGGCGTCCGGCTGGGTGTCGCCAGCAATTTTCGGGGCTCCGGGACCGGCTCCACCGCAGCGCTCCGCTCGGGCGCGTCGACGCTGCACGCAAAGACGTTCACCGTCGATCGCGAGCGCCTGTTCATCGGTTCGTTCAACCTGGACCCGCGCTCGGTCGCTTTGAACACCGAACTCGGCTTCATCATCGAGAGCCCCGTCCTCGCCGCACAGGTGGCGGATGTGTTCGCCGATCAGGTGGCACACCTCGCCTACGAGGTGCGGATCGGACCGGACGGCGAACTCATCTGGATCGAGGAGAACGGAGGCGAGCGGCGCGTGCATCATCAGGAGCCTGGCATGCGGCTGATCCCGCGCCTCGCCCTTGCCGCTGCCGCCAAGCTGCCGATTGAATGGCTCCTTTGA